The window aaatttcaattatgtatttttttttatcaatcaaagCATTATATAAATGGTTGGAACAAATTTAAGCcgtaaaatattaattatcactcaaatttatataagtctttaattaataagttggATCAAATGAGAAGGTATTGAATAGGAAATTTGAAAGAGAAAACTACCTGactttgaaaaaataacaagtttttttttatttttttttatccattatCATTTTTTCTATCAACGTGTGGTGACACGATCATTCTCTCTATCAAATTCTCTCTTTTTATCACTCCTTATAAAATATACATCTTAGtttaatataatgaattaaaaagaaTCTCgagaaacattttattattaaaaatcgattattaaaaaaccttgagaaacatttttattattaaaagttgaATTAAAAAACGTGCTAATGTACCTAACATGATTTAATGTTGTCAatggttattaaaaaatattaaccaaACGATCTATAAGTAATGAATCAGACAAAGGATTTTGGTGAGAATAAAtaagtattaaaaatataaagtcctAATAAGGGgaataaaaatatgaagaaaacaAATGTCATGTTTGGGACAATTTGACCGTGAGAGgtggttattaaaaaaaacttataaatataattattcaacttaaatcttattttttataaattgtaattacaaataaaattatttaactcaaactttcatttttatgaatatatattggattatttaaatagaacttaattttagttaataatagCATGCTCTTTGGAAGCGAATATTATTTTCGGAATCTCATACAGGCATGTTCGGGAACTTATAAGGGCATGTTCGAGAACTCATAAAGACATGTTCATGactttttttatgttaaaaaaatgtcaagCTTTTTAGGTCTGCATTTCATTAAAAAGTCATGTTCGGTAACTCATAAGGCCAAGGCCATGTTTAGGTTTTTTTATGTCTGCAATCAATAAACACATTCGGCGGAATGCAATATGTTTTCAGCTATAACAATAATATGATCAATATAAACAATATGAACAATGTTTATCCATTGGCGGAATGCTACAGTCGTGGGGGGTAGCAAACGTCGGGGAGAGGGGAAGCAAACGTCTCGGTGCCGTTTACTTTGGACGTATCGGCGTTGTCGGGGGATTGTTTGCTCGTTGCTTGAAGGTGGTTCGTTTGCTCGTTGCTTGAAGGTAGTTAATGGCCGTAGAGAATGAAGCAAGAGAAAGGGGAAATAAGAGAAGAGGTaaggaaaataattttaacaagggtataattgtcattaTACTAGGGGCAAAAGGTTATTTTTGCAATCTTTACTCTCCcctattgttttttaaaataagactATTATggaggtcatttcgtcaaatttcccagaTGATTTGACCCTCTTGCATCATTTTAAAGGTGAACTCTATGGACGATAGTTTGAGTTCTATAATGATGAGTGAGGAAGTAGAGCGAGGCAGACAACTAATTAAGCGGCGTCATAAAATGTGAGTTGGTAAGCAGCCctgaaaatttaaaacaaaatacctCTAAAATGTTCTCCAAATTAAAGATCagttcaaataactcattattgaACAAACGAGAAATAACTCCAAATCTGACAACTTAATATATTTGTTGCTAAGAAGAGGATGAACACATAACCGAGAAAAGATTACTAGAACTATCGATAAAATTGAGCAACAAACAACGACAAATTTAATCTAACGAAACATAATgtcaaatcaaaccaaatataatatttaaaacaattctgtacttaaaaaaaagttattagtcaaaagaaaaaaaaatcacttttctcaaaacattttttttttagaaaaggaatgattttttttatatataattaaatatcatgtactaatattttaaaattattaattatttatatatatatataaataaattgataaaaatctaataattattGGTAAATAATACATATGCTAACATcaaaccaaaatattattttaatttataatgttatatatataatttaaattaattaacatattaaatcttatttattaattttgttttgttttatgtattctttgtattataaaaagatagaagtgatataattaatgaaactaaatattacaaatgaaattattaattattatatttttttattaatattaatattttaatatttaatattaaaaagttgaaaaacaaaataataaaagacatttaaattaatatatatatatatatatatatatataaactaaccttaaattttgtaagttagtaagatattttatacttatttaataGTACAAAGATCAAAATCATACCCTATATTGCTATATTATgggtttgaataaaaaaaaaaaattaaaataatttttattttaaatatcttatttagatattaatttagatgaaataatgttaaattacactttaattatatatatattaataaatttaataatatttattcgttTAACTAAGCTTAAtttccaatttatttatttatttattttttttaaccggcacaatataaaacaatataagaatttgtgtaaaatttaattattttaatatatcacgATTTAAGGTCAatggtttttaaataatattaattaaatgatctAAAATTAATGATATCCAAGACTTCTTTGGTGGgaataaattaagtattaaaaatatatgtaaaaaaagtaagttgattttgatttataattaaggGCTTGTTATTtactcattttataattttattcaaaattttaattatgtatttttttttttttatcaatcagaGCATTATATAAATGTTTGGTACAAATTTAAGctgtaaaatattaattatcactCAAATTTATATAAGTCATAAATTGATAAGTTGGattaaataaatctttaaatacaataaaatatgaGAAAGGTATTGAATAGGAAATTTGAAAGAGAAAACTACCTGacgttgaaaaaataacaagttttttctttatttttttctttttatacatTATCATTTTCTCCATCAATGTGTGGTGACACGATAATTCTCTCTATCAAATTCTCTCTTTTTATCACTCCTTATAAAATATACATCTTAGTTTAATataatgaatgaaaagaatctcgagaaacattttattattaaaaatcaattattaaaaaaccttgagaaacatttttattattaaaagttgaATTAAAAAACGTGCTAACGTACCTAACATGATTTAATATTGTCAatggttattaaaaaatattaaccaaACGATCTATAAGTAATGAATCAAACAAAGGATTTTGGTGAGAATAAATaagtattaaaaatatgaagtCCTAATAAGGGgaataaaaatatgaagaaaacaAATGTCATGTTTGGGACAATTTAAGACTGTGAGAGgtggttattaaaaaaaaatatataaatataattattcaacttaaatcttattttttataaattataattacaaataaaattatttaactcaaactttcatttttatgaatatatattggattatttaaatagaacttaattttagttaataatagCATGCTCTTTGGAAGCGAATATTATTTTCGGAATCTCATACAGGCATGTTCGGGAACTTATAAGGGCATGTTCGAGAACTCATAAAGACATGTATGTTCATGactttttttatgttaaaaaaatgtcaagTTTTTTAGGTCTGCATTTCATTAAAAAGTCATGTTCGGTAACTCATAAGGCCATATTTAGGTTTTTTTATGTCTGCAATCAATAAACACATTCGGCGGAATGCAATATGTTTTCAGCTATAACAATAATATGATCAATATAAACAATATGAACAATGTTTATCCATTGGCGGAATGCTACAGTCGTGGGGAATAGCAAACGTCGGGGAGAGGGGAAGCAAACGTCTCGGCGCCGTTTGCTTGGACGTATCGGCGTTGTCGGGGGATTGTTTGCTCGTTGCTTGAAGGTGGTTCGTTTGCTCGTTGCTTGAAGGTGGTTAATGGCCGTAGAGAATGAAGTAAGAGAAAGGGGAAATAAGAGAAAGATaaggaaaataattttaacaagggtataattgtcattaTACTAGGGGCAAAAGGTTATTTTTGCAATCTTTACTCTCCCctattgtttttgaaaataagaCTATTATggaggtcatttcgtcaaatttcccagaTGATTTGACCCTCTTGCATCATTTTAAGGGTGAACTCTATGCACGATAGTTTGAGTTCTATAATGATGAGTGAGGAAGTAGAGCGAGGCAGACAACTAATTAAGCGGCGTCATAAAATGTGAGTTGGTAAGCAGCACCGGAAAATGTTTTGTCAAGTGATCATTGATCAAGTTTTTTTTACCATGTCCCGGCCTCTCGGTTGGTTTCAGAATGCCTATACATGTCATCACATAAACGGatcaaaataataagaatttaaaaaaaaaatacctataaaaggttttcaaataactcattattgaACAAACGAGAAATAACTCTAAATCTGACAACTTAATATATTTGCTGCTAAGAAGAGGATGAACACATAACCGAGAAAAGATCACTAGAACTATCGATAAAATTGAGCAACAAACAACGACAAATTCAAGTTAACGAAACATAAtgtcaaatcaaacaaaatataatatttaaaacgaGACATCACTCTgcacttaaaaaaaaatcacttttctcaaaacattttttttagaaaaggaatgatttttttttatatatataattaaatatcatgtactaatattttaaaattattaattatttatatatatatatatatataaataaattgataaaaatataataattattggtaaattatacatattctaacattaaaccaaaatattattttaatttataatgttatatatataatttaaattaattaacatattaaatcttatttattaattttgttttgttttatgtattctttgtattataaaaagatagaagtgatataattaatgaaactaaatattacaaataaaattattaattattatattttttattaatattaatattttaatatttaattttaaaaagttgaaaaacaaaataataaaagacatttaaattaatatatatatatatatatatatatatatatatatatatatatattaactaacccttaattttgtaagttagtaagatattttatacttatttaataGTATAAAGATCAAAATCATACCCTATATTGCCATATTAtgggtttgaaaaaaaatatttttattttaaatatcttatttaggtattaatttagatgaaataatattaaattacactttaattatatatatattaacaaatttaataatatttatttgtttaactaaacttaaattctaatttttttttttttttttttaaccggcacaatataaaacaatataagaatttgtgtaaaatttaattattttaatatatcacgATTTAAGGTCAatggtttttaaataatactaattaaatGATCTAAAATTAATGATATCCAAGACTTCTTTGGTgggaaattaagtattaaaaatatatgtaaaaaacGTAAGTTGATTTTGACTTATAATTAAGGGCTTGTTATTtactcattttataattttattcaaaatttcaattatgtatttttttttttatcaatcagaGCATTATATAAATGGTTGGTACAAATTTAAgccttaaaatattaattatcactcaaatttatataagtcattaattaataagttagaTCAAATAAATCTTTAGATACAATAAAATATGAGAAGGTATTGAGTAGGAAATTTAAAAGAGAAAACTCGTTGAAAAAATAACGAGttatctcttttctttttttctttatccattatcatttttttagtcAGATGTGTGGTGACACGATCATTCTCACTATCAAATTCTCTCTCTTTATCACTCCTTATAAAATATACATCTTAGTTTAATataatgaatgaaaagaatctcgagaaatattttattattaaaaatcgattattaaaaaaccttaagaaatatttttattattaaaaatcgaATTAAAAAACGTGCTAATGTACATAACATGATTTAATATTGTAAgtggttattaaaaaatattaaccaaACGATCTATAAGTAATGAATCCGACAAAGACTTTTGGTGAATAAATaagtattaaaaatatgaagtCCTAATAAGGGGgaataaaaatatgaagaaaacaAATGTCATGTTTGGGACAATTTGACCGTGAGAGgtggttattaaaaaaaaaaacttataaatataattattcaacttaaatcttattttttataaatcataattacaaataaaattatttaactcaaactttcatttttatgaatatatattggattatttaaatagaacttaattttagttaataataacATGCTCTTTGGAAGCGAATATCATTTTCGGAATCTCATACAGCCATGTTCGGAAACTTATAAGGGCATGTTCGAGAACTTATAAAGACATGTTCATGacttttttatgttaaaaaaatgttaagatTTTAAGGTCTGCATTTCATTAAAAAGTTATGTTCGGTAACTCATAAAGCCATGTTTAAGCTTTTTTTTGTGTCTgccattttaaattaaatatcttacatTAAAACTAGTTCACTTACTGAGTATTTGGAAGTTGTTTATTTTCATACGAACCACTAACTTATTAAGAGAAATATGCATTTCTTTCATCTAGAGCTAGTCGAATCATTGAACAAGTCTTTCTAAGGTCAAATCATTGTCtgctttatattttttattttatcaattacatTGACCTCAACCTGTAACTctagtttttgtttttgaatcttCCCTTATTCGATAGGGAGACCCTGAAAGGCCTCCAACTAAACTAAACGTCTTCATTTACAAATTGTAGCTAGAAACCCTAGCAAGATTcgcaaaaaaaatattaattaatagcaAGGTCGGTGGAAACCTTATATCTATTGGAGAAAGACATTTGATCAATTATTTGAGTAAGTTTGGTGGATATATAGAGAGGgtacaaattatttattcaatttaattatgtactagttgttattaaataataagttgttaagagattaatataataattttagttataagCTGTCaagaataaatgaaaaaataaatatttttttaaatatgaattgattttaataaattaaatatatctatataagatatttgatttatttttttttgttgatagttatatacttatattattgataaagtaATATATGAATagtaagttatttattatttctaaataacattaaaaaatattaatgattaatatttataatttttataggcataaatatataaatattaatattaataatattataaataaataaaatttaaataagttaagattaacaaacaaataaactaaatcaaactaaCTTAAAAAGGAGAGACGTTTTAAAagatagagagaaaattaattatatatatatatatatatatatatatatatatatatatatatatatatatatatatatatatatatatatatatatatatatatatatatatatatatatatatatatatatatatatatatatatatatatatatatatatataacaccttaaaataatatagtatataaggacttaaatgtaaatatatatagaaattatgtcCGTAATTACTAGATAACTAATACTTTTGTAATTCATTCAAAtctactttttaatatttttttaattaaggttGGGCAGCTCGATAAGTCATATGGTCACATTAactaattattagttttttttaagtcttttCTAATCGGAATGAGATGTAACAAAAttcatattaaaacaaataataataactactTTTCTTTCACTGCTCTATATATACTTAGAATTGTCACAAGACCAATGCACACcaaaagagagaagagaaaagATGGCCATACAAGTGTGCTTAAACTCAGGTCAGAAGATGCCGGTGATAGGTATGGGAACATGCTCTTTCCCTCCGGCGGGAAAAGAGGCAACCGTCGCCGCAATTGTCGAGGCCATAAGAGCCGGTTATCGACACTTCGACACGGCTCATGCATATGGAACCGAGTCGTTCCTTGGGGAGGCCGTTGCCAAATCCATACAACTAGGCCTCATCCAATCCCGATCCCAACTTCACATCACCACCAAGTTATGGTGTAACTTTGCTACTCGAGACAAAGTTGTTCCCGCCCTAAAAAATAGCCTTATGTAAGTATTTatataacacaatttttttcatgcaaccaattttttttcatgcaaccaattttttttcattttgtaaataatCTGAATTCATGACCTcagaataataaaatttaagtgtaGGTGACACTATGTGATATTcctattgaaataattaatattcaatatGTATTTTCAGGAAGCTTGAAATGGACTATGTTGATTTGTATTTAATACATTGGCCATTAGGACTGACCCGGGAAGCATTGGACCTTACCCCGCCTTTACCGAGAGAGATGATAGTGCCTTTGGACATGAAATCCGTGTGGGAGGCAATGGAGGAGACGGTTAAGCTAGGTCTTGCGAGGTCCATCGGGGTTAGCAATTTCTCCATAGACAAACTTCGCCAAATTTTAACGATTGCTAGCATTCCTCCCGCAgtcaatcaagtatatatatatatattactatgtAACTTTTGAATatgagatttattttctatatatgaattaatttgatagtttgaattaatt is drawn from Impatiens glandulifera chromosome 3, dImpGla2.1, whole genome shotgun sequence and contains these coding sequences:
- the LOC124929957 gene encoding D-galacturonate reductase-like, giving the protein MAIQVCLNSGQKMPVIGMGTCSFPPAGKEATVAAIVEAIRAGYRHFDTAHAYGTESFLGEAVAKSIQLGLIQSRSQLHITTKLWCNFATRDKVVPALKNSLMKLEMDYVDLYLIHWPLGLTREALDLTPPLPREMIVPLDMKSVWEAMEETVKLGLARSIGVSNFSIDKLRQILTIASIPPAVNQVEMNPLWRQEKLREYCNEQGIHITAYSPLGANGTMWGDNRILDSDIITDVAKAREKTPAQVALRWVYEHGVSFVSKSFNEKRMRENMEIFDWSLTKEEFEKINTISYQCKGVKLSAFFGAHDIVLEIDAEI